The following proteins are co-located in the Bacillus pumilus genome:
- the prpB gene encoding methylisocitrate lyase gives MWIVNDETSQADLAAAFKEKMNKSALFQIPGVHDGMSALYAKKTGFQGLYLSGAAFCASKGLPDLGMIHSTEMAEKAKEIIRASQLPLLVDLDTGYGGVLNAARAAKEMVESKVAAVQIEDQQMPKKCGHLNGKSLVPVEEMIAKIKAIKQAAPSLLVIARTDAKSVNGMEDVIRRANLYVEAGADAIFPEALITAEDFTHASNHIKGPLLANMTEFGKTPYYHADEFSMFGFQMVIYPVSSLRVAAKAYERLFTEIMEKGTQQGILKDMQTRKELYETIHYDEYEEMDQHLAKTILPEIGKEHQ, from the coding sequence GTGTGGATCGTGAATGATGAAACGAGTCAAGCTGATTTAGCCGCAGCCTTTAAAGAGAAAATGAACAAATCAGCTTTATTTCAAATTCCAGGCGTACACGATGGAATGTCTGCGCTTTATGCGAAAAAAACGGGCTTTCAAGGGCTCTATTTATCAGGTGCAGCTTTTTGCGCGAGCAAAGGACTGCCTGACCTCGGCATGATCCATTCAACAGAAATGGCGGAAAAAGCGAAGGAAATCATTCGAGCTTCTCAATTGCCTCTTTTGGTGGATCTGGACACAGGCTATGGCGGTGTATTAAATGCAGCAAGGGCAGCAAAAGAAATGGTTGAGAGCAAGGTGGCGGCTGTTCAAATCGAAGATCAGCAAATGCCGAAAAAATGCGGGCATTTAAACGGGAAGTCACTTGTTCCAGTAGAAGAGATGATCGCAAAAATCAAAGCCATCAAACAAGCGGCACCATCGCTTTTGGTCATTGCTAGAACCGATGCAAAGTCCGTTAACGGGATGGAGGATGTCATCCGCCGGGCCAATCTCTATGTAGAAGCAGGTGCTGATGCCATTTTTCCTGAGGCGCTCATCACTGCAGAAGACTTCACGCATGCTTCAAACCATATCAAAGGACCGCTCCTTGCAAACATGACGGAGTTTGGCAAGACACCTTATTATCATGCAGACGAATTTTCCATGTTTGGCTTTCAAATGGTTATTTATCCTGTATCATCACTCAGAGTCGCTGCAAAGGCGTATGAGCGCTTATTTACAGAGATCATGGAAAAGGGAACGCAGCAAGGAATACTGAAGGACATGCAAACGAGAAAAGAGCTGTATGAAACGATTCATTATGATGAATATGAGGAAATGGATCAGCATTTAGCGAAAACGATTCTGCCGGAAATCGGAAAAGAGCATCAATAA
- a CDS encoding lysozyme family protein, with product MKKKKTGCFAISGCFTIFLFVFVLAAIVISFNQKELKKLPIDTESIVLSRLDDYKPLVETELRDQDLDQYTALILGMMYQESKGRGGDPMQSSESLGLKRNEINDPQKSIRQGVHHFSTMYKHGKKKGVDLETIIQSYNMGIGYIDFVAKNGGKHSEKLAKQYSKKQVKRNPEVYTCGGNKDNFRYPYCYGDFTYAEKVKEKTKTVEEKMKLASSSTPSS from the coding sequence TTGAAAAAGAAAAAAACAGGATGTTTTGCCATTTCAGGCTGTTTCACGATTTTTCTGTTTGTTTTCGTATTAGCAGCCATTGTCATTTCCTTTAATCAAAAGGAGTTAAAAAAGCTGCCGATTGATACGGAATCAATTGTTTTGTCGAGATTGGATGATTACAAACCGCTTGTAGAAACAGAGTTAAGAGATCAAGATTTAGATCAATATACCGCGTTAATCCTCGGTATGATGTATCAAGAATCAAAAGGCAGAGGCGGAGATCCAATGCAATCCTCTGAATCTCTTGGTTTGAAAAGAAATGAAATCAATGACCCTCAGAAAAGCATTAGACAAGGAGTCCATCATTTTTCGACCATGTACAAGCATGGGAAGAAAAAAGGCGTTGATTTGGAAACCATTATTCAAAGCTATAACATGGGAATCGGCTATATTGATTTTGTTGCAAAAAACGGGGGAAAACATTCTGAGAAATTGGCAAAGCAATACTCCAAAAAGCAAGTGAAACGAAACCCCGAAGTTTATACGTGCGGGGGCAACAAAGATAATTTCCGCTATCCTTATTGCTATGGTGATTTCACTTATGCTGAAAAAGTAAAAGAAAAAACGAAAACAGTTGAAGAAAAGATGAAATTGGCTTCATCATCCACACCATCATCGTAA
- a CDS encoding bifunctional 2-methylcitrate dehydratase/aconitate hydratase, whose product MNKTAVANQTDQLLEEIAAYAVDGEITSKEAIETARYVLMDTLGCGMLALHFPECTKHLGPIVPGTVVPNGARVPGTSFVLDPVQAAFDIGCMIRWLDYNDTWLAQEWGHPSDNLGGILAVSDYISRTRLANGEEPLTMNDVLHAIVKAHEIQGVLALENCLNRNGLDHVLFVKVATSAVVCAMLGGTKEEVQHVLSQAFVDNSPLRTYRHAPNTGSRKSWAAGDATSRGVRLAMMTLKGEMGYQMPLSAEKWGFEDVLMKGKPLTLAQPLGSYVIENVLFKIAYPAEFHAQTAAEAAVMLHDAVKDRLDEIDRVEITTHESAIRIIDKKGPLYNPADRDHCLQYITAIGLIYGELTADHYEEETAQNPVIDRLRDQMVVKEDKRYTADYLDPKKRSIANCVQIFFKDGTMTDRIEIEYPLGHRRRRQEGIPLLEKKWAYHLKTRFPQKQVDQIESLCQNPNQLKTTTVPAFMDLFVI is encoded by the coding sequence ATGAATAAAACAGCAGTCGCCAATCAAACAGATCAGCTATTAGAAGAAATCGCAGCCTATGCAGTGGACGGAGAAATTACGAGCAAAGAGGCAATTGAAACAGCACGGTATGTGCTCATGGACACGCTCGGTTGCGGAATGCTGGCGCTCCATTTTCCTGAATGCACGAAGCACCTCGGGCCGATTGTACCTGGAACAGTTGTGCCTAACGGAGCAAGGGTGCCTGGCACTTCGTTTGTGTTAGATCCAGTCCAAGCGGCTTTTGATATAGGATGTATGATTCGCTGGTTAGATTATAATGACACGTGGCTTGCACAGGAGTGGGGCCATCCGTCTGATAACCTAGGCGGGATATTAGCTGTAAGTGATTATATCAGCAGAACGCGGCTTGCAAACGGAGAAGAACCGCTCACGATGAATGACGTACTGCATGCGATTGTAAAGGCACATGAAATACAAGGTGTGCTTGCTTTAGAAAATTGCCTGAATCGAAATGGCTTGGATCATGTTTTATTTGTCAAGGTGGCAACAAGTGCCGTCGTTTGTGCGATGCTTGGCGGAACGAAGGAGGAAGTGCAGCATGTTTTATCACAAGCCTTTGTTGACAACTCTCCGCTTAGAACGTACCGCCACGCCCCGAACACAGGATCAAGGAAATCGTGGGCAGCAGGAGATGCAACAAGCCGCGGGGTGAGACTGGCGATGATGACACTGAAAGGGGAAATGGGCTATCAAATGCCGCTCAGTGCAGAGAAGTGGGGATTTGAAGATGTTCTCATGAAAGGAAAACCACTCACACTCGCTCAGCCGCTTGGCTCATACGTCATAGAAAATGTGCTTTTCAAAATTGCTTATCCTGCTGAATTTCATGCGCAGACTGCTGCAGAGGCTGCTGTGATGCTGCACGACGCTGTGAAAGATCGATTAGATGAGATTGACCGGGTGGAAATTACGACACATGAGTCAGCGATTCGAATTATTGACAAGAAAGGCCCGCTATACAATCCAGCAGACCGCGATCACTGCTTGCAATATATTACCGCCATTGGGCTGATCTATGGTGAACTGACAGCTGATCATTATGAAGAAGAAACTGCGCAAAATCCGGTCATTGATCGTTTACGGGATCAAATGGTTGTGAAGGAAGATAAACGTTATACAGCTGACTATTTAGATCCGAAAAAGAGATCGATTGCAAACTGTGTTCAAATTTTCTTTAAAGACGGAACGATGACAGACCGAATCGAAATTGAATATCCGCTAGGTCATCGCAGAAGAAGACAGGAAGGCATTCCGCTGCTTGAAAAGAAATGGGCGTATCATTTGAAGACAAGATTTCCTCAAAAACAAGTCGATCAAATTGAGTCTCTTTGCCAAAATCCAAATCAATTAAAAACAACGACAGTACCAGCATTTATGGACTTATTCGTGATATAA